One stretch of Malus domestica chromosome 14, GDT2T_hap1 DNA includes these proteins:
- the LOC103454182 gene encoding uncharacterized protein — MEKPRKITQYRERLDRTLASPSLTDKEALKTLVKNQLIRSKENENEGCSENEVEEKTAEVSNLLDMLRSASFVDDKGLNTRETTTQPEWKLKQDNEEFRVMYREGIEGSPFHTLLAEGYVDGPVDVCLCISWESDLYKKWWPQSTVPTFKVLSTKCLQKVRIGEQISLVRMKIPWPLSPREVAVYYFMFEYFQDDLIVVLLKSISDLESIDGTHCPINEATAGSKDAVMIDLVGGFALQKVTNERSYFRTIASMDIKMDFVPPSLINFISRQLIGSGFKLYQKVVSSKLNCNEDYSKVLSGPLYSRIREALYSHNESNGALEENKLHSDTFCLSEEHLEKDKTDESLVVVDQKVDNDDPAIEAAPDDAQVNLASEAASEVAQVIGGSSFGEIEEVESEESRQVEVQTPNRVAERDHVNGKRNVLISSEVEQALKTLEKVIYKVRQNGSNAQIQSSSGFTNGIPPKENDVGNPKYLEGGVCGSGEHVLEVSKEVETTLPKSARNSNAGSNSLSKDVHPNRIVPTSLEQELSISYDSNQVALRSSKDGTAEVPVVDHIMHRTDQMNSETNGDHGSSPSRTTKSRQHGAQRFCCFSIS; from the exons ATGGAGAAACCGCGAAAGATCACTCAGTACAGGGAGAGGCTGGACAGAACACTAGCATCTCCTAGTCTAACTGATAAGGAAGCATTGAAAACCCTCGTCAAGAATCAGCTGATTCGTTCcaaggaaaatgaaaatgaag GATGCAGTGAGAATGAGGTTGAAGAAAAGACGGCTGAAGTATCCAATTTACTGGACATGTTAAGAAGTGCTTCCTTTGTTGATGACAAGGGATTGAATACCCGTGAGACCACAACCCAACCCGAATGGAAA TTAAAACAGGATAATGAAGAGTTCCGTGTGATGTATCGTGAGGGGATTGAAGGCAGTCCCTTTCATACATTACTTGCTGAAGGCTATGTAGACGGGCCTGTAGATGTCT GTTTATGCATCTCATGGGAGTCAGACCTTTACAAGAAATG GTGGCCTCAGTCTACAGTTCCAACTTTCAAAGTCCTCTCTACCAAATGTCTGCAGAAGGTCCGGATCGGTGAACAGATATCTTTAGTGAG gATGAAAATTCCATGGCCACTTTCACCTAGGGAGGTTGCTGTGTACTATTTTATGTTTGAGTACTTCCAAGATGATCTGATTGTTGTGCTCTTGAAATCG ATCTCCGACTTGGAAAGCATTGATGGTACTCATTGTCCCATCAATGAGGCTACTGCTGGATCAAAGGATGCTGTAATGATAGATTTGGTGGGTGGCTTTGCTTTGCAGAAGGTTACCAACGAAAGAAGTTACTTTCG GACAATAGCAAGTATGGATATAAAGATGGATTTTGTCCCGCCATCCCTTATAAATTTTATCTCGAGGCAGCTCATTGGCAGTGGTTTCAAACTCTATCAAAAG GTAGTGTCTTCTAAGCTTAACTGCAACGAAGATTACAGTAAGGTCTTGAGTGGCCCGCTGTACTCTCGGATACGTGAAGCTCTTTATTCACATAATGAATCAAATGGGGCTTTGGAAGAAAACAAGCTACACAGTGACACATTCTGTCTCTCGGAAGAACATCTGGAAAAAGATAAGACAGATGAGAGTTTGGTAGTTGTGGATCAGAAAGTCGATAATGATGACCCTGCAATTGAAGCTGCTCCAGATGATGCACAAGTTAACCTTGCAAGTGAAGCTGCTTCAGAAGTTGCACAAGTTATAGGTGGAAGCTCATTTGGTGAGATTGAGGAGGTAGAGAGCGAAGAAAGCAGGCAGGTTGAGGTTCAAACACCCAACAGAGTTGCTGAAAGGGATCATGTAAATGGAAAGAGAAATGTTTTGATCAGTTCTGAAGTGGAACAAGCTCTCAAAACATTAGAAAAGGTAATTTATAAGGTTCGGCAAAATGGATCGAATGCTCAAATTCAGTCCTCTTCTGGCTTCACCAATGGAATCCCCCCAAAGGAAAATGATGTAGGTAACCCAAAATATTTAGAAGGTGGAGTTTGCGGAAGTGGTGAACATGTTCTTGAAGTATCTAAAGAAGTCGAGACGACTTTGCCCAAGTCCGCAAGGAATAG TAATGCAGGGTCGAATTCCTTGTCGAAGGATGTTCACCCTAACAGAATAGTACCTACTTCCCTAGAGCAGGAACTTTCGATTTCTTATGACAGTAACCAGGTTGCATTGCGTTCCTCCAAGGACGGAACTGCAGAGGTACCTGTTGTGGATCATATTATGCATCGAACAGACCAGATGAACTCCGAGACAAACGGTGATCATGGAAGTAGCCCTAGTAGAACAACGAAGTCGAGGCAGCATGGAGCGCAACGGTTCTGTTGCTTCAGCATCAGTTAA